A stretch of the Nicotiana tabacum cultivar K326 chromosome 6, ASM71507v2, whole genome shotgun sequence genome encodes the following:
- the LOC107830227 gene encoding histone deacetylase 6-like, whose amino-acid sequence MDSSISTVEGGASLPSTGTDATKRRVTYFYDPYIGDYYYGLGHPMKPHRIRITQNLVCHYNLHRRMEITRPFPASADDIRWFHSPDYVDFLSSVSPESLYYQTHDDHDLKRFNLREDCPVFDGLFGFCQASAGGSIGAAVKLNRQDADIAINWAGGLHHAKRTGASGFCYVNDIVLGILELLKVHKRVLYIDIDVHHGDGVEEAFYTTDRVMTVSFHKFGDFFPGTGHIKDIGAGSGKYYALNAPLNDGIDDESFRRLFRPIIQKVMEVYQPEAVVLQCGADSLAGDRLGLFNLSVKGHADCLRFLRSFNIPLMVLGGGGYTIRNVARCWAYETAVAVGVELENKLPYNDYYEYFGPDYTLHVEPIPMENKNLPRDLEKIRNMLLEQLLRLPHAPSVPFQMAPSITEVPEEREEDIDQRPKPRLWIKEEYESYC is encoded by the exons ATGGATTCTTCCATTTCCACCGTGGAGGGCGGCGCGTCGCTTCCTTCGACGGGGACTGATGCGACAAAGCGCCGTGTTACTTATTTCTACGACCCTTACATCGGCGACTATTACTACGGTCTGGGCCATCCAATGAAGCCACACCGTATTCGCATTACCCAAAATCTTGTTTGTCACTACAACCTTCATCGCCGAATGGAGATCACTCGCCCGTTCCCGGCGAGTGCGGACGATATTCGTTGGTTCCACTCGCCGGACTACGTCGACTTTCTCTCTTCCGTTTCACCGGAGAGTCTTTACTACCAGACACATGACGACCACGACCTTAAACGCTTCAACCTCAGAGAAGATTGCCCAGTTTTTGATGGACTTTTTGGTTTTTGTCAAGCTTCTGCCGGTGGTTCCATTGGCGCCGCCGTTAAGCTTAATAGACAAGATGCTGACATAGCTATCAATTGGGCTGGGGGATTGCACCATGCAAAGAGAACCGGGGCTTCCGGATTTTGCTATGTTAATGATATTGTTCTTGGAATTCTTGAACTTCTCAAGGTCCACAAG CGTGTGTTGTATATAGATATCGATGTTCACCACGGAGACGGAGTTGAGGAGGCTTTTTATACCACGGATCGGGTTATGACAGTGTCTTTTCATAAGTTTGGGGACTTCTTTCCTGGTACAGGACATATAAAAGACATTGGTGCAGGTTCTGGGAAGTACTATGCCTTAAACGCTCCTTTGAATGATGGGATTGATGATGAAAGTTTTCGTCGTCTATTCCGTCCCATAATCCAAAAAGTAATGGAGGTCTATCAACCTGAAGCCGTGGTTCTTCAATGTGGTGCTGATTCACTAGCTGGAGACAGGTTGGGCCTTTTCAACTTGTCTGTCAAAGGCCATGCTGATTGCCTTCGATTCCTCAGGTCTTTCAATATTCCTCTAATGGTATTGGGAGGTGGAGGTTACACAATTCGGAATGTTGCTCGGTGCTGGGCCTACGAG ACAGCAGTTGCAGTTGGAGTAGAGCTTGAGAATAAATTGCCTTACAATGACTATTACGAGTATTTCGGCCCAGATTATACTCTTCATGTTGAACCAATACCCATGGAGAATAAGAATTTGCCCCGGGATTTGGAGAAGATCAG GAACATGTTGCTGGAGCAACTTTTGCGATTACCCCATGCACCTAGTGTTCCATTCCAAATGGCACCTTCTATTACAGAAGTTCCTGAAGAG AGAGAGGAAGACATAGATCAAAGGCCAAAACCACGGCTATGGATTAAAGAGGAATACGAGTCTTATTGCTGA